In Arachis hypogaea cultivar Tifrunner chromosome 2, arahy.Tifrunner.gnm2.J5K5, whole genome shotgun sequence, a genomic segment contains:
- the LOC112721349 gene encoding uncharacterized protein: MARWDAILSLPVQNPPTLEISSADLVWSKVEGWHDKLDRVALIPFARVDDFVRGESNNKECPTRFHVEARRRRRPSMPLKPKVDGILEYILYWCSFGPDDHRKGGVVRPSRTTYVPKKKNAGRPNTKRGCTCHFIVKRLIAEPSVALIIYNDDKHMDKKGLPCHGPQDKKAAGTRAMYAPYISEDLRLRVLSLLYVGVSVETIMQRHNESVERQGGPSNRDDLLTHRYVRRQERAIRRSTYELDDDDAVSIKMWVESHQSHVFFYEDFSDSNPFTLGIQTEWQLQQMIRFGNRALLASDSRFGTNKLKYPIHSLLVFNCDKKAIPVAWIIAPRFSSLDAHRWMRALYNRVQTKDPNWRLAGFIVDDPLYDILAIRDVFQCSVLISFWRVRHLWHKNIVRSLEIDMQIKISKQLELIVDNISRLQGTMSLFEDFIEDFIDESNFMDYFKATWYPRMGAWINALKTLPLASQETCAAVEFYHNQLKIRLFNEKDNSVFQRADWLVDKLGTKVHSYFWLDEYSGKDDFARYWKNEWISGLTSWRKALKIPDTDVLLEDGCAMVTDQDNPEKAYVVHNPGSMFSICNCSWAQGGNLCEHVLKVISIYQKRRSLPPSVGFFQYQQALKNILHCPPYDSLIRDHAVSLAVSVQQQLNTLLDKESVATVMDPNEKRVVVDICLETSKVVSCNQDPKLDNKQFIINDDISLDGDDSDDGLKIADQVVDCHRNENGIPSERVREDSLSADMDVDLSSIYISPPRLLSTDENFSSNEFPDKAFATEVNEVLASEDGASSDAKDKERNLDKDSKEYAMDVDPPLLDVSLETATPEHCEIHPNGFNDVPGVISCRKEAEL; encoded by the exons ATGGCCAGATGGGATGCAATTCTGTCGCTTCCCGTCCAAAATCCTCCCACATTGGAGATCTCTTCTGCTGACCTAGTATGGTCGAAAGTGGAAGGTTGGCATGATAAACTAGATAGAGTTGCCCTAATTCCATTTGCCAGAGTTGATGATTTTGTGAGAGGTGAATCAAATAATAAAGAATGTCCAACAAGATTTCATGTTGAAGCAAGGCGTCGACGTCGTCCATCAATGCCTCTCAAGCCGAAGGTTGATGGTATACTAGAGTATATACT GTATTGGTGTTCCTTTGGTCCCGATGACCACAGAAAAGGTGGTGTTGTACGGCCAAGTCGGACTACATATGTTCCAAAGAAGAAAAATGCTGGTCGGCCAAATACTAAGAGAGGTTGCACCTGTCACTTTATTGTGAAACGCCTCATAGCCGAACCTTCAGTTGCCTTGATCATATATAATGATGATAAACATATGGATAAAAAGGGTTTGCCATGCCATGGTCCACAGGACAAAAAGGCTGCTGGAACACGTGCAATGTATGCTCCATATATATCGGAAGATCTTCGACTTCGTGTTTTATCTCTCCTATATGTTGGGGTCTCTGTGGAGACTATTATGCAGAGGCACAATGAATCGGTTGAGAGACAGGGAGGTCCTAGTAACCGTGATGACCTTTTGACCCACCGATATGTTCGACGACAAGAGAGGGCGATCCGTCGATCTACATATGAactagatgatgatgatgctgttaGCATCAAGATGTGGGTTGAAAGCCACCAAAGTCACGTTTTCTTCTATGAAGATTTTTCTGATTCAAATCCATTTACTCTGGGGATTCAAACTGAGTGGCAATTGCAGCAAATGATTAGATTTGGGAATCGAGCTTTGCTTGCATCAGATTCAAGATTTGGTACAAACAAATTAAag TACCCCATTCACAGTCTTCTTGTGTTTAACTGTGACAAGAAGGCCATTCCAGTGGCTTGGATAATAGCTCCAAGGTTTTCGAGCTTAGATGCACATCGATGGATGAGGGCTCTTTACAATCGAGTTCAAACAAAAGATCCTAACTGGAGATTGGCGGGCTTTATAGTAGATGATCCGCTTTATGATATCCTGGCAATCAG AGATGTTTTTCAGTGCTCAGTATTGATAAGTTTCTGGAGGGTTCGTCATCTATGGCATAAAAACATAGTGAGGAGTTTGGAGATTGACATGCAAATAAAGATATCCAAACAACTTGAGCTGATTGTGGATAATATTAGCCGCCTTCAAGGGACCATGTCACTCTTTGAAGATTTCATTGAAGACTTTATTGATGAATCCAATTTTATGGACTATTTCAAGGCTACTTGGTATCCTAGAATGG GAGCTTGGATCAATGCACTTAAAACTTTGCCTCTTGCTAGCCAGGAAACTTGTGCAGCAGTGGAATTTTATCACAACCAACTGAAGATCAGACTGTTCAATGAGAAGGACAACAGTGTTTTTCAGCGAGCTGATTGGTTGGTTGACAAGTTGGGTACGAAAGTCCATTCTTATTTCTGGCTTGATGAGTACTCTGGAAAAGATGATTTTGCTCGCTATTGGAAAAATGAATGGATAAGTGGTTTGACATCATGGCGCAAGGCGCTGAAAATTCCAGATACTGATGTCCTATTGGAAGATGGGTGTGCCATGGTTACTGATCAGGATAATCCAGAAAAAGCTTATGTTGTTCACAATCCCGGTTCAATGTTTAGCATATGTAATTGTAGTTGGGCACAAGGTGGGAACCTCTGCGAGCATGTCCTGAAAGTTATTAGCATCTATCAAAAGAGAAGGTCCCTTCCACCTTCTGTTGGCTTTTTTCAGTATCAGCAGGCTCTAAAGAACATTTTGCATTGCCCACCCTATGACTCTTTAATTCGCGATCATGCTGTCTCCTTGGCAGTTTCTGTTCAGCAACAGTTAAATACCCTGCTTGATAAAGAAAGTGTTGCAACTGTTATGGATCCTAATGAGAAAAGAGTAGTTGTTGATATCTGCTTAGAGACATCAAAAGTAGTCTCATGTAATCAAGATCCGAAGTTAGATAATAAACAGTTTATAATCAATGATGATATATCTCTTGATGGTGATGACTCTGATGATGGACTCAAAATTGCTGATCAAGTTGTAGATTGTCACAGGAATGAAAATGGCATCCCATCTGAGAGGGTTAGAGAAGACAGTCTATCTGCTGACATGGACGTTGATCTATCATCAATTTATATTTCCCCTCCTAGATTGTTGTCTACCGATGAGAATTTTTCAAGTAATGAGTTCCCAGATAAAGCTTTTGCTACTGAAGTGAATGAGGTTTTAGCTTCTGAGGATGGTGCTTCTAGCGATGCTAAGGATAAAGAACGCAATTTAGATAAAGACTCTAAAGAATATGCAATGGATGTTGATCCCCCACTCTTAGATGTCTCATTGGAAACAGCAACTCCGGAACACTGCGAAATCCATCCGAATGGGTTCAATGATGTTCCTGGAGTAATTTCTTGCAGAAAAGAAGCTGAGCTATAA